In Vibrio echinoideorum, the following proteins share a genomic window:
- a CDS encoding RNA helicase gives MAATPHYTSELEYELCYFDDGKLTTITINASNRQEAMTWYLSEGKHINDIYSLRPDE, from the coding sequence ATGGCCGCTACTCCTCATTATACAAGCGAGTTAGAGTACGAGCTTTGCTATTTTGACGATGGAAAACTAACCACAATTACGATAAACGCGAGTAATCGACAGGAAGCGATGACTTGGTATCTTAGTGAAGGGAAACATATCAACGATATTTATTCGCTCAGACCTGACGAATAA
- a CDS encoding OmpA family protein: MRYFKLALLSSILLMGCAETPDTTMTRHQIDDLADNDRDGVINQRDLCADTPEGVTVDIKGCANWKIVEDVEVLSVAFDFDKYVLKPEHTTVLNELVRLLGEQPDASVTLVGDTSSEGTNVYNKALAKKRTGVIRDALINRGIDGQRIFEQEFTQITSLTQHLHKRKRRTIAVLKTESMEVNPSWNIFTSEMQLDSNSDVESKTSIDPVGGQ; this comes from the coding sequence ATGAGATATTTTAAATTAGCGCTACTTAGTTCTATCTTGCTGATGGGGTGTGCAGAAACGCCCGATACGACGATGACTCGTCATCAGATTGATGATTTGGCAGATAATGATCGTGATGGTGTTATCAATCAGCGAGATCTGTGTGCCGATACACCTGAAGGTGTGACGGTAGACATTAAAGGCTGTGCCAACTGGAAAATTGTTGAAGACGTTGAAGTATTAAGCGTGGCATTTGATTTCGACAAATACGTTCTTAAACCAGAACACACCACCGTGTTAAACGAGTTGGTGCGTTTACTTGGGGAGCAACCTGATGCCTCAGTGACCTTAGTCGGTGATACGAGTTCAGAAGGTACTAATGTTTATAACAAAGCGTTGGCAAAGAAAAGAACAGGTGTGATTCGTGATGCACTGATTAATAGAGGTATTGATGGTCAGCGAATCTTCGAACAAGAATTTACTCAGATAACCAGCTTAACTCAGCACCTTCATAAGCGTAAGCGTAGAACCATTGCGGTGTTAAAAACAGAGAGCATGGAAGTAAACCCATCTTGGAATATTTTTACCTCAGAGATGCAGCTCGACAGCAATAGCGATGTTGAATCTAAGACATCGATTGACCCAGTAGGAGGCCAGTAA
- a CDS encoding PstS family phosphate ABC transporter substrate-binding protein: protein MKRLSNKSGLLLAAVPAFFSVSTLANDVSDIGLVAIEPNMQGLVEDLLKSQEIDLEVLLSDSVPEQMIMQRSRVGITSKKWTDKEMARFDMRYGYRPTELMFTADVIAILANENNPATSISVAELIDVFGCSSDPKHPKWTPSSDVRDGESLDTHMLPFAIDHNLQGHTTFSNWVECGTDGEYANTQFLADLPDLINKIEDEDAAIGYTVYSDQISDVKWLSVVDNLGVNYDLNKETILSGRYPLATVYYMYLNIPAHRKDFTEQEKFFVGLTLSEEHQGVLNQYGFISLPPEAIQRNKVRLSLEEPAIEGGYK from the coding sequence ATGAAACGTCTATCTAATAAATCGGGCTTACTGCTTGCGGCTGTACCTGCGTTTTTTTCTGTATCAACGTTAGCGAATGACGTGAGTGATATTGGTTTGGTCGCGATTGAGCCTAATATGCAAGGGCTCGTTGAAGATCTGCTTAAGAGCCAAGAGATCGATCTAGAGGTTTTACTGAGTGATAGCGTCCCTGAGCAGATGATCATGCAACGCTCACGTGTTGGTATTACTTCCAAAAAGTGGACTGACAAAGAGATGGCTAGGTTCGACATGCGCTACGGCTACAGACCGACCGAGCTGATGTTTACCGCCGATGTAATTGCGATTTTGGCGAATGAGAATAACCCAGCCACATCCATCAGCGTTGCTGAACTTATCGATGTGTTTGGGTGCTCTAGCGACCCTAAGCATCCGAAATGGACTCCAAGCAGCGACGTTCGTGATGGAGAAAGCCTAGACACACACATGTTGCCTTTCGCTATCGACCACAACTTGCAAGGCCATACCACCTTTTCAAATTGGGTCGAATGTGGAACTGACGGGGAATATGCGAATACTCAATTCTTAGCAGATCTGCCGGATCTGATTAATAAGATTGAGGACGAAGATGCCGCTATTGGTTACACCGTTTACTCGGATCAAATCTCTGATGTGAAATGGTTAAGCGTGGTCGACAACCTAGGTGTGAACTACGACTTGAACAAAGAAACGATTCTCTCAGGTCGTTACCCATTAGCAACGGTTTACTATATGTACCTGAATATTCCAGCGCATCGCAAAGACTTTACGGAACAGGAGAAGTTCTTTGTTGGGCTTACTCTGTCGGAAGAACATCAAGGTGTGTTGAACCAATACGGTTTCATCAGTTTGCCGCCAGAAGCTATCCAACGGAATAAAGTAAGACTATCGCTTGAAGAGCCTGCGATCGAAGGTGGTTATAAATGA
- a CDS encoding 3'-5' exonuclease: MAPNSADSVIVLDFETTGLSPNMGDRAIEIGAVKLVNGEVVDTFQQLMNPGFRVSGFIESYTGISNRMLSTAASCTEVMDEFADFIQDSQLVAHNASFDKRFLDAELDFIGRDYTGKFACSMLIARRLIQDAPTHKLGDLVRFKNIDNDGTFHRALADSEMTARLWLLMIDKLQSDHGIQQPSFQLMQKISKTAKGSIPKLLMSNRN; this comes from the coding sequence ATGGCTCCAAACTCCGCAGACTCCGTTATCGTTCTCGATTTCGAAACCACAGGCTTATCACCAAACATGGGTGACCGAGCGATTGAAATCGGTGCGGTTAAATTGGTTAACGGCGAAGTCGTCGACACCTTCCAGCAGCTCATGAACCCCGGATTTCGCGTGAGTGGATTTATCGAAAGCTATACCGGAATCAGTAACCGTATGCTAAGCACCGCAGCAAGCTGCACAGAAGTCATGGATGAGTTTGCCGACTTTATCCAAGACAGCCAACTGGTTGCTCACAATGCGTCGTTTGATAAACGCTTTCTAGATGCGGAATTAGACTTTATTGGCCGAGACTACACAGGCAAGTTCGCTTGCTCAATGTTGATTGCTCGCCGCCTGATTCAAGACGCACCCACTCATAAACTGGGTGACCTTGTACGTTTCAAAAATATCGACAACGATGGTACTTTTCACAGAGCGTTAGCCGATTCAGAAATGACAGCACGCTTATGGTTATTGATGATTGATAAACTGCAAAGTGACCACGGCATTCAACAGCCGAGCTTTCAATTGATGCAGAAAATATCTAAGACCGCTAAAGGATCTATTCCAAAGCTGCTAATGAGTAATCGAAATTAA
- a CDS encoding DEAD/DEAH box helicase → MPFSKLGLSSPIVKAVAKQGYEKPTSIQEKAIPIVLSGKNLIAAAQTGTGKTASFVLPILEMLSKGETQRKKRIRAVILTPTRELAVQVEQNITKYAKFLNLTSLAMYGGVSYQHQKDRLIEGVDILVATPGRLIDMYGQRAVHFDEVEVLVLDEADRMLDMGFIEDINKIIARLPQNIQNLLFSATLSTPVRALAKSAINEAEEISIAKTDASKANIEQWLVTVDKDRKSALLSHMITDGDWDQALIFIETKHGAAKLVAQLEKRGIQAEAFHSGRSQAIREKILADFKKGNLKYLVATGVAARGIDIDNLSRVVNYDIPFPADDYVHRIGRTGRADASGEAISFLSKDNFKNLCIIEKRLGHLIERRVVEGFEPRKEVPISVLNFVPKKKRDLQQPE, encoded by the coding sequence ATGCCATTTTCCAAGCTTGGATTAAGCTCACCTATTGTTAAAGCCGTTGCAAAACAAGGCTATGAAAAGCCAACCTCTATTCAAGAAAAAGCAATTCCGATTGTACTTTCTGGTAAGAACCTTATTGCTGCTGCACAAACAGGTACAGGTAAAACTGCGAGCTTTGTTCTCCCTATCTTAGAAATGCTAAGTAAAGGTGAAACACAGCGTAAAAAACGCATTCGCGCCGTTATTCTTACACCTACGCGTGAGCTTGCGGTTCAAGTTGAACAGAACATTACTAAGTACGCGAAATTCCTAAACCTTACATCATTAGCGATGTACGGTGGCGTGTCTTACCAACACCAGAAAGATCGTCTTATTGAAGGCGTAGATATTCTTGTGGCAACACCAGGCCGTTTGATCGACATGTACGGACAACGTGCAGTTCACTTTGATGAAGTTGAAGTTCTGGTTCTTGATGAAGCTGACCGCATGCTAGACATGGGTTTTATTGAAGACATCAACAAGATCATCGCGCGTTTACCACAAAACATCCAAAACCTATTGTTCTCAGCGACGCTATCAACGCCTGTCCGTGCCCTAGCGAAAAGCGCAATCAATGAGGCAGAAGAGATTTCTATTGCCAAAACTGACGCTTCTAAAGCGAACATCGAACAGTGGTTGGTGACAGTAGATAAAGATCGTAAGTCGGCACTATTGAGCCATATGATTACTGACGGTGATTGGGACCAAGCGCTTATCTTTATTGAAACCAAACACGGCGCGGCGAAGTTAGTTGCTCAACTGGAAAAACGTGGTATCCAAGCAGAGGCTTTCCACAGTGGACGTAGCCAAGCGATTCGTGAAAAAATCTTAGCTGATTTCAAGAAAGGTAACCTAAAATACTTGGTTGCGACTGGTGTTGCTGCGCGTGGTATCGATATCGATAACCTAAGCCGCGTAGTTAACTACGACATCCCATTCCCTGCGGACGATTATGTTCACCGTATTGGTCGTACAGGCCGTGCGGACGCGTCTGGTGAAGCGATCTCTTTCCTATCGAAAGACAACTTCAAGAACCTATGTATTATTGAAAAACGTCTTGGTCACTTGATTGAACGACGTGTAGTTGAAGGTTTCGAACCACGTAAAGAAGTGCCAATCTCTGTATTGAACTTCGTGCCTAAAAAGAAAAGAGACCTGCAGCAACCTGAGTAA
- a CDS encoding TolC family outer membrane protein gives MHSKFLLSSCLLVSGLSQAASLEESVAFAIDYSPEILAQYSRYQSVVRDGDAAGGLYMPQVNLYAAAGYEETRYNSGSKLDTDDRGLTRTEIGVKVSQLLFDGFKTTSNVDRLTFEAEAERLTLISRAENVSLDVVRNYLDILKAETLLELSKRNVKEHQEIYQDIQDKKSKGLSSNSDLAQISARVATAQSSLIAAQNNLFDLQTQYLRLVGKPAVNLVYPRFDYALLPSSAQVALEQAVENHPEIQASLLDIDAARKEMRREKGDYYPELKLELHANKNDNVSNPPGGVDEDARIMLTMDYDLFNGFSTDSRVESSAWRVEEARAIRLRTEREVKEGTQLAWNAYKMLEQQKSLLQQNVDAAKIAELGYIQQFNVGRRSLLDVLDAKVEVFLARRNFISTEYDQTLAAYRVLNAMGMLTYALRIEHPEEWQGENK, from the coding sequence ATGCATTCAAAATTCTTACTCTCTTCTTGCTTATTAGTGAGCGGGCTGTCTCAAGCAGCCTCATTAGAAGAGTCCGTGGCCTTTGCCATCGACTACAGTCCAGAGATATTGGCGCAGTACTCCCGATACCAATCGGTGGTTAGAGACGGGGACGCTGCGGGTGGTTTGTATATGCCACAAGTCAATTTGTACGCGGCGGCAGGTTATGAAGAGACTCGCTACAACAGTGGCAGCAAGCTTGATACCGATGATCGTGGCCTAACGAGAACTGAGATTGGCGTTAAAGTATCCCAGTTGTTATTCGATGGTTTTAAAACGACGTCGAATGTCGACCGACTAACGTTTGAAGCAGAAGCTGAACGTTTAACTCTGATTTCACGCGCTGAAAACGTATCGTTAGATGTGGTGAGAAACTACCTCGATATACTCAAGGCAGAGACGTTACTTGAACTGTCTAAGCGTAACGTAAAAGAACACCAAGAGATCTATCAAGATATCCAAGACAAGAAGAGTAAAGGTTTGAGCAGTAATTCGGATCTGGCTCAGATCTCTGCTCGTGTTGCGACAGCACAATCTTCATTAATCGCTGCTCAAAACAACCTATTTGATCTACAGACTCAATACCTGCGCTTAGTCGGTAAACCTGCTGTGAACTTGGTTTATCCACGTTTTGATTATGCTTTGTTACCAAGCTCAGCACAGGTTGCACTTGAACAAGCTGTTGAGAATCACCCTGAAATCCAAGCCTCTTTGCTTGATATTGATGCCGCTCGTAAAGAGATGCGCCGCGAGAAAGGGGATTACTACCCAGAGCTTAAGCTCGAGCTTCATGCCAACAAAAATGACAACGTGTCTAACCCACCGGGTGGTGTCGATGAAGATGCGCGTATCATGTTAACGATGGATTACGACTTGTTTAATGGCTTCTCTACCGACTCCAGAGTTGAATCATCTGCTTGGCGAGTTGAAGAAGCAAGAGCGATACGATTACGAACGGAGCGTGAGGTTAAAGAGGGCACTCAGCTCGCTTGGAACGCCTACAAAATGCTTGAGCAGCAAAAATCGCTACTTCAACAAAACGTAGATGCAGCAAAAATTGCAGAGCTTGGTTATATCCAACAATTCAATGTAGGAAGACGAAGCCTATTAGACGTACTTGATGCGAAAGTAGAAGTCTTCTTGGCTCGAAGAAACTTTATTAGCACTGAATACGATCAAACGTTGGCGGCATACCGAGTTTTGAACGCGATGGGCATGTTGACCTACGCGTTGAGAATTGAGCATCCAGAAGAGTGGCAAGGGGAGAACAAGTAA
- a CDS encoding HlyD family type I secretion periplasmic adaptor subunit produces MSNDIQWTNNHLAFRSRKLIWLSALLIISIIGWATWATLEEVVIGEGKVVPSLSVQTIQSLEGGLVQEIMVRQGQSVAKGQPLAKLEDTRFKAAFLESAQQADTLLAQQLRLKAELSTVVLNNDAKEWYERVMLVPQDIVIDASSHPALMNAKANYRERLGQLKSELEEAALRIEQQDQARFDTLNNIQTLESSLDIVIRERNMLKDVVASGAVAEVELLKLNRDVVKLKGDIASSKVASQKQRAAYSESVADHRSIALDFRAKVQGQLNEVASKIAQLNESQQAIADQLKRTQILAPVDGTVKEIFVRTIGGVVRPGEPIIEIIPSNSDLIVEARISPQDIAFVHNGLGATVKFSAYDFVIYGGLKGKVTYVSADALQTEDGNAYYRAHIQLDEDQQHNSAFSIIPGMQVAVDILTGEKTVLSYWLKPILRAKENSLRER; encoded by the coding sequence ATGAGTAATGATATTCAATGGACCAACAATCACTTGGCATTCCGTTCTCGCAAGCTGATTTGGTTAAGTGCGCTACTCATTATCTCGATTATTGGTTGGGCGACATGGGCAACTTTAGAAGAAGTCGTCATTGGTGAGGGCAAAGTTGTCCCTAGTCTTTCTGTGCAAACTATTCAAAGTTTAGAAGGCGGATTAGTCCAAGAGATCATGGTGCGACAAGGTCAATCTGTGGCGAAAGGACAACCACTGGCTAAGTTAGAAGACACGCGTTTTAAAGCGGCCTTTTTAGAGTCGGCTCAACAGGCCGATACTTTGCTTGCTCAACAGTTGAGATTGAAGGCTGAACTGTCGACCGTGGTTTTAAATAACGATGCGAAAGAGTGGTATGAGCGAGTGATGTTAGTCCCGCAAGATATTGTCATCGACGCATCAAGTCACCCTGCTTTGATGAATGCGAAAGCCAACTATCGAGAACGTCTGGGACAATTGAAATCTGAACTGGAAGAGGCGGCACTTCGCATTGAGCAACAAGATCAAGCGCGATTCGATACACTCAATAACATTCAGACTCTAGAAAGTAGCTTAGATATTGTTATTAGAGAGCGCAACATGCTGAAAGACGTGGTTGCCAGTGGTGCGGTTGCAGAAGTTGAACTGCTTAAGTTAAACCGCGATGTAGTAAAGCTAAAAGGTGATATTGCCAGTTCAAAAGTAGCCTCCCAGAAACAAAGAGCAGCCTATTCAGAATCGGTAGCCGATCACAGAAGCATAGCTTTAGATTTTCGCGCCAAAGTTCAAGGTCAGTTAAACGAAGTTGCCAGCAAAATAGCTCAGTTGAACGAAAGCCAACAGGCGATTGCCGACCAACTAAAACGGACTCAAATTTTAGCGCCTGTTGATGGCACGGTGAAAGAGATCTTTGTTCGTACTATTGGCGGTGTCGTTCGTCCCGGCGAGCCGATTATTGAGATCATTCCATCAAACAGTGATTTGATTGTTGAAGCTAGAATTTCACCTCAAGACATCGCGTTTGTTCATAACGGATTAGGCGCAACCGTCAAATTCTCTGCGTATGACTTTGTTATCTATGGCGGTCTCAAAGGTAAAGTGACTTATGTCAGCGCCGATGCGTTACAAACAGAAGACGGTAATGCTTACTACCGAGCCCACATTCAATTAGATGAAGATCAACAACACAACTCTGCGTTCAGTATTATCCCGGGGATGCAGGTTGCGGTGGATATATTAACGGGTGAAAAAACAGTATTGAGTTATTGGTTGAAGCCAATTTTACGAGCTAAGGAAAACTCACTTCGCGAGCGATGA
- a CDS encoding aldo/keto reductase, whose translation MVARVTTAPQGPELSELVQGYWRTAEWGMTPQQRLTFLKQHIDLGITTVDHADIYGNYQCEKLFGEALALEPSLRDDIQIVTKCDINLCGDHTPDRKINHYDTSAHHIYQSVNNSLERLGVTELDVLLIHRPDVLMNADEVAEAFAELHKVGKVKHFGVSNFSPRQFDLLQSRLGKPLVTNQVEINPLNFEVAHDGTLDQLQMNRIRPMAWSCLGGGSIFSGDSAQAIRVRDELEAIRQEVGADSIDQVIYAWVRRLPSNPIAIIGSGKIERVKTAVDALKIELTREQWYRVWVASKGHGVP comes from the coding sequence ATGGTTGCAAGAGTAACGACAGCGCCACAAGGCCCAGAACTTTCTGAGTTGGTGCAAGGATACTGGCGTACAGCAGAGTGGGGCATGACCCCGCAACAACGCCTGACTTTCCTGAAGCAGCACATTGATCTTGGTATCACAACTGTTGATCACGCGGATATTTACGGTAACTACCAATGTGAAAAGTTGTTTGGTGAAGCATTGGCGCTTGAGCCAAGCCTTCGTGATGATATCCAAATCGTCACCAAGTGCGACATCAACTTGTGTGGTGACCACACTCCTGATCGCAAGATCAATCACTATGACACTAGCGCGCACCATATTTACCAATCAGTAAATAATTCTCTAGAGCGCTTGGGTGTAACCGAACTGGATGTATTACTGATTCACCGCCCAGATGTACTGATGAATGCAGATGAAGTAGCAGAAGCGTTCGCTGAACTACATAAGGTCGGTAAAGTTAAGCACTTCGGTGTCTCTAACTTTTCACCACGTCAGTTCGACTTACTGCAATCTCGACTAGGTAAGCCACTGGTGACTAACCAAGTTGAAATCAATCCATTGAACTTCGAAGTAGCCCACGATGGTACGCTAGATCAACTGCAGATGAACCGTATTCGTCCAATGGCATGGTCTTGTCTCGGTGGTGGTAGCATCTTCAGTGGCGATTCAGCACAAGCAATTCGCGTTCGTGATGAGCTAGAAGCGATTCGCCAAGAAGTGGGTGCGGACAGCATTGACCAAGTGATTTACGCTTGGGTTCGCCGTTTACCGTCTAACCCGATCGCGATTATTGGCTCAGGAAAGATTGAACGTGTGAAGACTGCCGTTGATGCACTGAAAATCGAACTGACTCGTGAGCAGTGGTATCGCGTATGGGTTGCGTCTAAAGGCCACGGTGTGCCATAG
- a CDS encoding DUF6279 family lipoprotein yields the protein MRKCRWLVLLVCFVFAGCGTKFAYNNISWFAVSYIEDFVSLSNSQESELEDRLDLLQQWHKETQLPLYISQLEAIQNLDRSDMNSTFIIDQSEQTKNHIRSIVNKFAPDIYALSMQLTPEQDNEFLKNFREKQQDYYQESLSLNDEDSRERYRNRLEDRLERWLGSVSKEQKNIIMAWSQEWINTNDNWRQYQNNTYQDLSILVEKKTDLHIAQPIIMKLLLNHEAYYPDDLEATLAKNMETSAKFLVDIAAVSSDKQWSYLMNELESLKSTLITLQE from the coding sequence ATGAGAAAGTGTCGATGGTTAGTTTTATTAGTCTGTTTTGTTTTCGCTGGGTGCGGGACTAAATTTGCCTACAACAATATAAGCTGGTTTGCGGTTAGCTATATTGAAGACTTTGTTTCTCTATCCAACAGTCAAGAATCAGAGCTCGAAGATCGCCTCGACTTATTACAGCAATGGCACAAAGAAACTCAATTGCCGCTGTATATTTCGCAATTAGAAGCGATTCAAAACCTAGATCGTTCTGATATGAACTCTACTTTTATCATTGACCAAAGTGAACAAACTAAAAATCATATTCGCTCAATCGTTAATAAGTTCGCTCCCGATATTTACGCGTTAAGTATGCAGCTTACCCCTGAGCAAGATAACGAATTCTTAAAGAACTTTAGAGAGAAACAACAAGACTATTACCAAGAAAGTTTGTCATTGAATGACGAAGACTCTAGAGAGCGATACCGAAATCGATTAGAAGACAGGCTAGAACGATGGTTAGGGTCGGTATCGAAAGAACAAAAAAATATTATTATGGCTTGGTCACAAGAGTGGATAAATACCAACGACAACTGGCGGCAATATCAAAATAATACCTATCAAGATTTATCGATACTTGTTGAAAAGAAGACCGATCTGCATATTGCTCAGCCGATTATTATGAAGCTTCTGCTTAACCATGAAGCTTATTATCCTGATGATCTTGAGGCTACACTTGCCAAGAACATGGAGACATCCGCTAAGTTTTTGGTCGATATCGCGGCAGTGAGTAGTGATAAGCAATGGTCTTATCTCATGAATGAGTTAGAGAGCCTCAAGTCAACGTTGATTACATTGCAAGAGTAG
- a CDS encoding PPC domain-containing DNA-binding protein encodes MITPIVTRLTRGQDLKLEIQKLVTTHNISAGSIASCVGCVSQLNIRLANANNTKLIKAPFEIVSVMATLTPSHQHVHISVADENGNVIGGHLLEGTIIATTAELIVHRYNTLTFNREHDDSTGYTELTISSNTQ; translated from the coding sequence ATGATCACCCCTATCGTAACGAGATTAACTAGAGGCCAAGATCTAAAGCTTGAGATCCAAAAACTAGTGACAACGCACAATATCTCGGCAGGCTCTATTGCGTCTTGTGTCGGGTGTGTTTCACAGCTCAATATTCGTTTAGCTAACGCGAACAACACTAAGCTCATAAAAGCTCCGTTCGAAATCGTATCTGTGATGGCAACGCTAACCCCGAGCCACCAACATGTTCATATATCCGTTGCTGATGAAAATGGCAATGTAATTGGCGGGCACTTGCTTGAAGGGACGATTATCGCGACCACCGCTGAATTGATTGTTCACCGCTACAACACTTTGACCTTCAACAGAGAGCATGATGATTCGACGGGTTACACTGAGCTCACTATTAGCAGCAACACGCAATAG
- the dbpA gene encoding ATP-dependent RNA helicase DbpA yields MSTSKFSSIALKPELLNTLDSLGYTEMTPIQALSLPIILDGKDVIGQGKTGSGKTAAFGLGVLQNLRVKRFRVQSLVLCPTRELADQVAKEIRTLARGIHNIKVLTLCGGMPMGPQIGSLEHGAHILVGTPGRILDHLERERIDLSELNTLVLDEADRMLEMGFQDALDAVIEAAPKDRQTLLFSATFPKQIKSVADRIMNNPEMVKVESTHDHSSIQQHFYKVEGTEARDDALELMLLHHQPESAVVFCNTKKEVQNVNDELSHRGFSVIELHGDMEQRERDQALVQFSNKTISILVATDVAARGLDVDNLDAVFNFELSRDPEVHVHRIGRTGRAGSKGVAISFFSEKEMHRVAQIDEYMDMPIEPSQLPAKPIAKPYYSNMVTIQIDGGKKAKLRAGDILGALTGQGGIDGKSVGKINLFAMRAYVAVERSMAKKALGKIESGKMKGRQFRARILK; encoded by the coding sequence TTGAGCACTTCAAAATTCTCTTCAATCGCCCTTAAGCCAGAGCTTCTAAATACGTTAGATTCTCTTGGTTATACTGAAATGACGCCTATTCAAGCGTTAAGTCTTCCTATTATTCTGGATGGCAAGGATGTTATCGGTCAGGGTAAAACGGGTTCAGGTAAAACAGCTGCCTTTGGTTTAGGCGTGCTGCAAAACCTACGCGTTAAGCGTTTTCGTGTTCAATCTTTAGTGTTATGTCCGACTCGTGAGCTTGCAGACCAAGTAGCAAAAGAGATCCGTACTCTTGCTCGTGGCATTCACAATATTAAAGTGCTGACACTATGTGGCGGTATGCCAATGGGGCCACAAATTGGTTCATTAGAGCATGGCGCACACATTCTTGTGGGCACTCCTGGTCGTATCCTGGACCACCTAGAGAGAGAGCGTATTGACCTGTCTGAGTTGAACACACTTGTGTTAGATGAAGCCGATCGCATGCTGGAAATGGGTTTCCAAGATGCACTAGATGCTGTTATTGAAGCAGCACCAAAAGATCGTCAAACGTTATTGTTCAGTGCAACTTTCCCTAAACAGATTAAATCTGTTGCAGACCGCATCATGAATAACCCTGAAATGGTGAAGGTTGAATCAACGCACGATCACTCAAGCATCCAACAACACTTTTATAAGGTTGAAGGTACTGAAGCTCGTGATGACGCACTAGAGCTAATGCTTCTTCATCATCAACCAGAGTCAGCGGTTGTGTTCTGTAATACTAAGAAAGAAGTACAGAACGTAAATGATGAGCTAAGCCACCGTGGTTTCAGTGTTATCGAGCTTCATGGCGACATGGAACAGCGTGAACGTGACCAAGCTTTGGTTCAGTTCTCAAACAAAACCATCTCTATCTTGGTTGCAACAGATGTTGCTGCTCGTGGTCTTGATGTTGATAACCTAGATGCTGTGTTCAACTTTGAGTTGTCTCGCGATCCTGAAGTACACGTGCACCGCATCGGTCGTACTGGTCGTGCAGGAAGCAAAGGTGTCGCAATTAGCTTCTTTAGCGAAAAAGAGATGCACCGTGTTGCTCAAATTGATGAGTACATGGATATGCCAATCGAACCGTCACAGTTGCCAGCTAAGCCAATCGCTAAGCCATATTACTCTAATATGGTAACTATCCAGATTGATGGTGGTAAGAAAGCGAAACTTCGCGCAGGTGATATCCTTGGTGCGTTGACAGGCCAAGGCGGTATTGATGGTAAATCAGTAGGTAAGATCAACTTGTTCGCGATGCGCGCTTACGTTGCTGTAGAAAGATCAATGGCTAAGAAAGCATTAGGTAAAATCGAATCAGGTAAAATGAAGGGTCGTCAATTCCGCGCCCGAATTCTGAAGTAG